The following nucleotide sequence is from Mangifera indica cultivar Alphonso chromosome 1, CATAS_Mindica_2.1, whole genome shotgun sequence.
GTTAATACAAGTTTGCCAAGAGAGAACTAAGATTAATAGACTTGCCTGTGGATAGgaaacattttctttaattttttatttataggtaTATCAGGGTTAAGTTCAAGAGCCCCACGTTTTTTACACGATTGTTGAGCtctttaattaatgaatttgaatggttgagattaaaaacaaaaatcaaaaatcacATTATGTTTGTGCCTTGGAAAAAAAGTTGTAGAGCCTCTCACATGCACACAAAAAATGCAAATTGTCTCAAAACTTTATGATTTCtgtacaaatattataatttttccgTCTCAATTAAGCAATACTAAGTCTCTAATAAATGTTATTATGCAAATGAATGCAATGCACCGGAAGAATTAAGTTGATTGATTAAACAATGAAGAAGTGATGACAAATATCCACGTGCAACTGTGCCATTTTTCTTTATCCTCAAATATTCTGAGGTAGGAAAGAGACTTAACCTATGGCACTATAATGACACTGACAgatttgtttaatatatatggCTTGGAGAACCATTAGAACAAGAAGGTTTCAATTGGGTAACTATAATCATTGCTTGGGCTGAGTACAGAATTAAGACCTTCCATGTACATCACATAAGAATTCCCTTAGTGCTCTGGCACAACTTAGGGCCAGTACAGTAACacctatataatttaattaatcacatagtacataatgatgataataaatAGATTTCTTCAAATATATACAAAAGCAGATGGCAAActggtattaaaaaattataagcaCAGAACAGATTAACTGCTTAAACATCCATAAAGCCAACAAAAAGACTGATATATGTCATACCAAAATAAGGATAAAACAGAAGTTGTTGGCATTACCTTAGGATTTGTAACAATGACTCCAAATGCACTGAAAGTATCATAAAGTAGTTTCTCATCCACAtcctgaaaagataattcagGCCAAAAACAAAGTCAAAACATGCATACATTGTTTCAAGAATGACTTAAGCTTTTGATACAAATAAAGCAACTCACAGGATCAAGGTTTCCAATGAAAAGGTTTGCCCCCACGTCTAGGCTCTTTTTATCTTGGGATGCCTGAATAATCAAACATTAAGATTAAAGATcatgaaaatcaattaaaatcacatataacatacataaaCTTTATGAGGAAAACTGTAGAACATATTTGAAATAAACATGCGtcataatttacaattaaagtACCAATAGattggaaaagagaaaaaaactgtCGAAcatatttgaaagaaaaaatacatcATCATTTACTATGAAGTACTCAAAATAAGAAATAGGGTAAGTGATAGATTGGGAAAAGAAAATTGAGTACCTTATTCACACGTATTGGCTTCCCATAAAGCTTAATCATGTTAAGCACCTTAATTGCCTGCACATTTAACAacagaaagaagagaaaattaggAGCTGAACTACAAAGTTAACTGCGAGATTAAAACAAGCAATGAAACAACTGTTGAAAGGGAAAATGACTTACATAATCAGCATCTTCTTCGCTTCGACACTCTACAAATCCATATCCTTGATGAAGGTTTGTCACTCTATCTTTTGGAACATACACATTAACTGATACACAAGCAAAAAAGAGATTAACATAAGCACAGTTAATTCCTTCTAGAAAGCTAAAATTAACAGCTAGCACAATTTTTACAAACAGATAGCCTTTTGTTACAttcttatttcaaaacttaatttcttTACCCCAACTTTTAAGAATTCAATGATTTGAACCCAACAATGTACCATAATAAATGTTCTTTCAAATGTTTAATTCAAGAAGCATCTGATTCCCAAAAGTATAGTGAAACTTAAACATAATAGAGAAGCCAATTAAGCCTCAACAACTTGGTTAGAATAGGATGATTGTGGTTGGAACAGTAGACTGCGATTTCCAACCACAATCATCCTATTCTAACCAAGTTGTCAAGGTTTCATTGACTTTTGTATTCCACTACGtgaagtggtatcagagccgatGGCTAGCCAAGGCAGAGGTCGAGATAGAGCAATCAACACCAACAAATTGAGTTGCATGAGATGAGGAAATGATTGAGGACTTGACCCGGGCTGTACAAGCCTTGTAACATCAGGAACAAGTGGAAGTCCAAATGGAGACACTCGAGATTCAAAAAGATcttgaggatgaagatgaaactGAGGAAGTTAATCCTTTTCATGAAGTTGGAATCGCCAACCAAGCAGCACAAGGTGGATTGGAAGAGTGGTTGCTACATTCTCTTGACTTGAATGGTGCAGGAATCAAGATTGAAGTAGCCAATTTTCATGGAAAGTTGCATGCAGAGGACTAGTTGGATTGGGATGCCAGCTTGGAGAGTTAGTTCAAATGGAAAACCTAAGTTGACAATCAGAAGGCGCTGTCTGTGAAGCTGAAATTGAAGGGTACTGCATTTTAATGGCGGAGGAAAGTTGAGAAGCAATGTGCACAGCATGGTAAACCCAAAATCAACACTTAGGATGCACGGCATCACATGGACTTCCCAAGCAAATCAAAGCATAACAGCAATACATTTTGTCAGAGCTTAAATACAATTGTTAGCTGTTTTTATGTGAAAAGGTAACTTAACACGATAATAGAGTTAGTTCCACCAAAATGTCTCAAATTCCCAAAACAATACTATAATCACATTGACCAAACAGTCTTGTTTCAAAGTcgcaattataataattaaatgacAATACTACCGTGTGAGATTATAATAGACTCTTGATGCAGCGAGCTAGAGCTTAACACTTAACTATCAGTTTAGCTTTTaggaaaaagtaaaaagaaaagagtaatGAAATATACCAACAGGACCAGCTTGAACAAACAACTCCCACAGTAACTCCTCTGTAACCTGAAACCATATGAagaaattcaaatcataaacatACAATGTGTGGAACTATAGCTGAATAATAGTAATAAcactaatgataataataattttaacaacctGTGGATCGAGATTGCCGACATAAGCAGTGGCGTCTTGGTTTCGCTCGGCAGAGTGTTGGCCGAGCAAATTAGCTCCGACTCCAGGAGCGATTCGAGTCGTCATGGATTTGCGAAACCTAAAACCCCCATGCTCTCCAGAAACCAAGAACGGGAGAGGAAATGGTGAACTGTGAAAGATGCAGCCAACAACGTCGAAGTAACGGCAAGGGAACTGAAGAGGCGGAGTCGCGGTGCCGACGGCAGAGGAGATGGCGTCACGTAAAACTGGAGGAGTCGAGGAGATGGGCGTAAAACTTAAACTATAAAACcatttgcataattttattggccaaacgactatttcccacccaaggtttagcgttttctcaaaagtcccccctttaactatggaaacaccaaacacccacccatggccggttagatttaactaaaccctaacggctgaaaattttatctccttttgcccccctaaactttaaaaactgaaattttccccccgcctaagttttaaaaaatgacagtttcaccctagggtttggttttgaaatctccggtgacctctccggctccgttgccgacggccgctccctccggaagcaacctctccttccggcgatctctttcctcccatttggaggtccgatcgacgcccggagacgccgtgggagacgaagacttcgtcgggaagacgaagttcttcgtcttcccagacgaagccgatgccgtcgtcctcgtctgggaagacggtcgtcttcccagaggtcttcttctgggaagacgaagaacttcgtcttcccgacgaagtcttcgtctcctacggcgtctccgggcgccgatcggacctccaaatgggaggaaagagatcgtcggaaggagaggttgcttccggagggagcggccgtcggcaacggagccggagaggtcgtcggagatttcaaaaccaaaccctagggtgaaactgccattttttaaaacttaggcggggggaaaatttcagtttttaaagtttaggggggcaaaatagattctattttagtttatttttaatattatagctaaaatgacgattttacccctaccaccattagggtttggttaaatctaactggccatgggtgggtgtttggtgtttccatagttaaaggggggacttttgagaaaacgctaaaccttgggtgggaaatagtcgtttggcctaattttaTTCCCAAACGATAATACGCTATAATATGGTtagtaatatataataatttatatgtaaaattatatctataacATTACCCAAActtaaaatttaggttttactaaattttttaaggccaaatagggctggactcgaaccgagccagctcaagctcgattCGGTCGAGCCCAAAATGAGCTGGGCTTggccgagcttgagctggctaggcagattttttattaaaattttttatacaaaacgacatcgttttgaccaatatatattaaaaataatatcgttttgataacgaaaagcGAGTCAAACCGAactcgagcccgaaatgagtcGATCTTAGCTGAACTCGAACTCGAACTCGAGCTgtccatatatgaaccgagccgagctcggctcgattcgAACCCAGCcctaaggccaaaggactatttcccacccaaacgatgctaatttttcaaatttttatttgttaattttaaaaatcttatttatctacctataagtaattaaaattaactgaatttattagttatatcaattttttccctaaactctaaaaactaataatttttcttaatttaagttttcaaaaattgtatttctcctctaagattttcaaacttttagatccAATTTTTCTAACGATGATCGATGATCTTCAGACACCGtctttttttttggtgtctTCCCCTCCTCGACGTTTTCGTCCAGAGACAAAAATGACATCTTTGTCAATGATGACACCGAGGAGGGGAAAAGGTTATACGATTGAAAAGAAGAGATGGTGCCTAGAGATCGTCGGTCGTCGCTAAAAAAACTAgatctgaaagtttgaaaaccctaagagaaaaatatagtttttgaaaacttgaattgaaagaaaattgttaatttttagggttttggggataaaataaaataaaataaaatttaagtttatttttaatgttatagataaaataacgattttactcataaaattattaaggttaATCATTCGTaggtagataaataaaattttcgaAGTTAACgaagaaaaacttgagaaatcagcatactttggatggaaaatagccCCTTAgccattttttaacttatttcaaTCAGCACGCTATGCTTAACATGCAAATCAAGCATAAGCCCCTTTCAGGGTTGGATTTGTATTCGTTTTTCTTATTACATCCAAGTTtgtatttaaacttatattagtTTAAAAGAGACTTGTTTTGAACTTGTATGAGCAaaacttattttgagtataggtatacaaattatatgattttaatttaaaagtaaaatatttatttaaaagtgtatatacataatttttaggtaaaaatgtcttaaaaaatcaataaaattatgtgtatatattttagatttataaatatatatatatatttatatatattatcatataattaagtgattttaaaatacgaataaaataatactcaattatataataacatatataaatatgtatatatatttatatatctaaaataaataagtataatattgttaaaaatatatgtgtataaataTTTCACACCAaccaaaatcatattaaaatccGACCGACCCGACCCGGACCAACAGTGACCTGACTGCCAAAACCCTAGGCTACCGACCTTGGACCTTTTTGAAGCTCTTTCTGTTTTCCAATTGAGAGAATCAAAAACAGAAACTGAAATTTAATTGAAAGAGTAATGGCGGTACCGCGTAATGGAATGATGGAAGAAGATGACAATGAAGAGGACAATGCTCTCTTCGAAGAAGATGGTGTCAATTTGGACCTCGAATCCGACACTCCTCCGCATCTCCGTGAACTCGCCGCCGCTGCTCAGCTCGGTGACGTTCAAGCCCTCCGTCTTGCTCTAGGtttttctctttgttctttGACTTCTTTATcgtttgatttcaatttttcagcCATAAATGAACCCGTGGGATTATCTATCATCTATCAATTAAAGTTGTTTTGTTACGCTGGGACTTAAATTGCCACAACTTATTACTGGGGTTTTAGACACACGCACAAACCTAGTGCTTGGAATTGATTTGTATTATGTGCCTTAAAATACGAGCAGAAAGTAATGTGCAAATTTTTGGGCTGGTTTTCATGTAACATTTGTTCTGATGCTTTTTTCTTATTGCCGCAGATAACTTGAGTGGTAGCATTGATGAACCGGTTGAAGATGGAGACACTGCTCTCCATCTGGCTTGTCTATATGGCTATCTGCCTTGTGTCCAGGTTAGTTTTCTTATATTTACGATTAGAAATGggaattttataaattctatGAAACTTTAGGCAAAAAGAGCCAGAAAACTCTTTGATTTGAGTGTGTTCGTTTTCTTTTTATAGTTGCTTTTGGAAAGAGGGGCTAATATGGAGGTTGTGGATGAAGATGGAGCTATACCTCTGCATGATGCCTGTGCTGGAGGTGGGCGATTATAGTTGTTATTATTTTCATGTCCTAATGATTTGTACtctgaaattttatatattatattgactTATTTGCTGAATAATTTTGCAGGATTTATTGAGATAGTACAATTTCTCATTAACAGTGCTAACAATACTGCATGTGTGAAAAGGATGTTGGAAACTGTTGATGCAGAAGGTGATAATGTGAGTACTTCCTAAACCTTAAAGCCATTTCAAGTTTTAATCAGTAATTTCAAAAGTTGAATTAGCTGATTAATCCTcgttcaataataaaataacattctgTTTTGTGAACTAGGTTGACTATAGAGGtagtaaatcaaaattatttacaGATTTATGTTTTCTTGGATGGAACAGTGAAGGGGCTTTTCTCTTCACTGCTGCCTGGAGTATGTAATGACCAAAATTATTAGATTAGGTGGAATaagcttttaaatttttaccttATTCATCAAAAATCCTTTTTTAACTGGGTCTTGTTCTTCATGTTCTATGGGTGTTACTTTTACAGCCTCTTCATCATGCGGCAAGAGGTGAACATGTGGATGTTATCAGAATTTTGCTCGATTCTGGTGCTTTGCCCACAAAGGCAAACTTAGCTGGGAAGGTTAGTCCACTTAAGGATCTTTGTGTTGCCCTTCAGTAATCGTATCATCTTTTAGTTTCTTATTCGTAATTTTTTGGCAGATCCCAAGTGAGTTAGCTGATCCTAATACTGAGGCTAGGAGAATCTTGGAAGCTGCTGCTAATGCTACTGCTACTGCTAATGCATAGGCTTGCCGGTAAACTTAACCTGCTGGTTGAAGATATTTTACCTTTTGGCTCTTGGGTGCTGTTTCTAGCTATTTTTATGGTTAGGTTACAGTGACAGGTTTTTAGATGGAGAGAAATCTGTCTCTGATCTCTACGTGGAAGAATTGAGCATACAACTATTCCATACATTTTATTTATGAGGAAACATACTTAATATAAACGAATCCTTATACAAGTGACATTACTTTTTTACGTCAGATTTACTGTCTGTTTGACAATACTCGTACAAAAACCAGTTGTAATATTGGTATTTGGCTTTGCATTCCATAAACCTCTTCAGCTTCCAAAAAATTTTTGTGGTTGTTTGGACAGGGAATCTATTGATTCCATGGAGATGAAAATGAATGCAAGCAAATGGTGTAGTCGTAAAGCTAAGGTATGaataatttgagtttggttgggcataaatagtttataataaaattatatatacctaattttgagtattcaattggacactcaaataatatgtcattatatgagtaagtaattttaaatcaatGGTACAGTAACACACACACACTAAAATTTAATACACATGCAAAATTTTGATAACATTTtttcatacaaattaatttatggtgTGGTGGTGGGGGAAGCAGAATCCGGATAGGAGGAAACCCATGAAATTggcaaaaagagaaagaaaatcagGGTCTATTTTCATTGGTGATTCCAGAGAATAGGGTGAATGATATTGAGTTTTggactttttttcaaattcttgtttgGTTTTTGGGGTTTGGAGAGAGGAAAGAAGAAGTTTGAAGTAGTAATCGTGAagtttatgcataattttgatGAATGATGTTGAGGTTGGACTCTTTTCAATTTTGTGTTCAGGTTTTCAGGGTTTGGagacaaagaaagaagaagttTGAAGTAGTAAACGTGAAGTTTATGCGTAGTTTCGGTGGGGCGACAAGAAAGGAGAAGTGGCGGAATGCTTTGTAACTTAGTCATAAAAACGTTTGTCATTGATTGAGTAATGTAACTTAATTTCTATGGAtaagttaaccaaaaacatctGGACATGTAGTAACCTGAGAGAAATGAGGAAACTTACAGCCTAAACTAAAAGGCTGGAAAAATGTCATTAACACAAATCTTGAATGAGAAACAATGTAGGTAAATTCTCAAGCACCTAACAATTAGCGAggctttttaatataaattatgaacttcTTAGATTATTTGTTAAACGGtcaaaattgtattataattattcataagcTGTACCAAATATGTTTATTacgtaattaattattttaattggatgACAAAATgaggaaattgattttttaagacaaaTCTTGATTGAGAAATAATCTTTCACAAATTTCTCGGGCACATAAACAATGatcatttttattagattttttaacataaataattaacttttgttaaataatattaagattgTATATACATTTGTACCCATTTATGATTAACacataataattattcttatgattagtgtttttaaaattagattaaatcaatcaatttgattagttaaattataaatcagtGTAGTTTTATATGCCAAtttaatctatataaatattaatttatttaaaattttgttaaacttAGTAAAcctattaaattataaaaactatttaaaatcaataatttataattagttttttctttatttatataataaaatgtcgattatttaattaatatatttaaaattataatttatatgttttatataatttatatttaaaaatatagtaaatgtttgatactatttaaaaaatatataataatttgataatagattAAATTGATTGGTTATCCAATTAAACTGATCGAAACATGAACTAATGAAATACCCAATTCAATcaccaatttaattttaaaaacattgcttataataattatttacatcattatcaaaatttctGTCATTATAGATCTCAAtcttgatatataaataataaaattatgtgtacaatttatatatatataatttatatataaataaaaatttattattatataattaattattattttatttttaatttttaacaatccaattatataataattcattattatttatatataaaattatatataaaaacttcaCACATCACAcctcttatttatatataagaggaCACCAATTAGGAGAAATATTAAAGTGAGCAAGTAACTAGTCGCGTGGACACACACGGCAAGGCCAGTTCTAATTATGGGAATAATAactaattgataatatatttaccAGATCATTGTCGTTCAATAAACCAACCAATCATTTGTTTCCACAGTGCCACGTCATCCAAACAACCGGTTCTTCTTCGGACCTAAAGACAGCAGATCCCTTCCCTGCTCAAGCCAAATCCTGAACTCAGGTTACTTGTGAGGTTAAAGGCAAAGTACTTGTTGCTCGACTCCTCCCTCTCTCTTGAGTCAGCCTGCCCAGCCAGCCAGCCTTCCTGATCAGATACGAGACTAGATCGCTCTAAAGCTGCAGATCTGAAAGTAAACAGAGAGATTTGTGTCTTGTTTATCGTAGAAAGCTTCGAAAGAAATGGCAGCTGCGCCGGCTAGGGCTCGGGCCGATTACGATTACCTGATCAAGCTCCTTCTCATCGGGGACAGTGGCAAGtatcttttctctttgtttatgttgaattcaagttaattttTAGTGATAGTTACTCAGTTGACTGAAACTGCGGGC
It contains:
- the LOC123212551 gene encoding poly [ADP-ribose] polymerase tankyrase-1-like, with protein sequence MAVPRNGMMEEDDNEEDNALFEEDGVNLDLESDTPPHLRELAAAAQLGDVQALRLALDNLSGSIDEPVEDGDTALHLACLYGYLPCVQLLLERGANMEVVDEDGAIPLHDACAGGFIEIVQFLINSANNTACVKRMLETVDAEGDNPLHHAARGEHVDVIRILLDSGALPTKANLAGKIPSELADPNTEARRILEAAANATATANA